A segment of the Juglans regia cultivar Chandler chromosome 15, Walnut 2.0, whole genome shotgun sequence genome:
TCGTCTTTAATTGTGTTGCATCcttattttgttcatattcaaTCTGGAACCACTTGCTCCAGAAAATTAAATAGAGTGATCCGGCCTCAATTCCTCATCAAAAGATGGCTGGTGGATCTGTCAAGGTTTCAAAGCTAAACTTCGTCTATGTTTGACCAGTCGGTCTCATAGTGAGGCATGATTATCTATAATGATTCCAATGGGCTTCAATTGTTTCCTTAAAGATTCCTTCTGAAGTACAAGCCTGGATGCGTTTTGGGCTCTACTTGGTTTGTTATGGATGTGTTGACATTGCTAAATATACAAGTCATTTCCACAACAAAATCTGATCACAGAATTTTAGAGAAATCGAATGTAAAATTACAAATACAGAAATGGAAACGTAGACTGCTTGAAATAGTAATAGAAAACCATAATTCATTTAACTATACCAGGAAAGAACCCCAAACTTGTTTGAAACCATGTTCAATAAGACTGCTTTGGCAGCCATTGACACACAATATATCAAAGAGGTGCAACAGTGTGCAAGCATAAGCACCTAATTCTTGGCTTCCAGCCTCTAGTGACTTTTGTGGCTAATAACTTTTGTTGTAACTCTTGTCCATGCATATGCAACTGGACACTGATGATTAAAGCAGCAACCTAGagaattaccaaaaaaaaattgttgcttCAAAACTGTTATGACTCATGAGCCTGTTCTCAAGGAACATCACTTCTACCTCAAGCCTTTAATGGATCAGCACAAGTCTAAAGGAGCAAAAGATGGTGATCTACAAATCAAACGAGTGAAAAACTTCAAAAAGTCGACTATAATTTCTCAGTGGGGGAAAAGTAATAAATGGCCATGTTAACATTTGGAGCAGTTTGGCTGAATTGATTAGAAAAGCCTACCATTTTCACTGCCTCTTTCCCCCCATCCCCCggcatttttctttctaaagtAAATTCTTAACACAGAACTGAGGACAAAATAAATGGATGAAACCCAAAtaccaatttaatattcaaCGGCTCTTGCCAGAAACCTCATATTTGACTTGCAAAGGTATGCATTTTGTAGTTTGAATATCCATAAGATGGTTACAAAGAAAGCATTATGAAGCTATGCATATCCTTGATTAATTTAAATTGGGATTGGCTCTATAGATCCTCCCCAACTAATGAGGGCAGCCCACATGATTTGTTTCTGCCATTCTATCCAATCAATATAAGCACAGTACAGTACAGAAAACAATTAGATTTTCTAACATGAAAAATTCTTCGACCCAATAATTGAATAAACAAAAGCAGGTCACAGAGATTAGGAACTTTAAGAAGGGGATCTGAGAAAGCCACCTGAGAATGATACTAACTGGATCAGAgagcatcatcatcagaatATTGTTTGACATCCGTTACTAAATATTAGCTGGTTAAccttaaaaattatatgacatattatgcaaattaaaGCTTACCATTATAGAATCAAGTCCACATCCAATTTTATCTTCAGAATGTGGATGATAAGCAAGAAGCTTCTCTAACACAGCTTTCTCATCTTCGACTGTTAGACGTTCCCCATCTACGTACCTAGCAATGGAAAAATCAGTCAAAAAGAGAAGAGCTTTAGGGTCCAAGCAAATCGCATAAACAGACTAAGCAATTAAATTCACACCACATTTTACAAAAGATAGAAAATTCGCATTAGGCAAAGATAATAGACAGAACAAAAGCACCACTATTGTACTGTGTCCAGCATTAGTTATGTTCTGCAGGCTTGACTAAGTTGACTTGCATACATGTATGCATTTTGTATTACCATCATGCGATCAAAGCTTTATCATGCTTATACATGGTCTTCAAATTGAGaactgagaagaaaaaaaaaggcttgcCAATTGGTAATTATGTATCCTTATTGGTAAGAAGGGTGAAGCTATAGGGCAGAACTACCTTAGGGCCAAGGTGCGCCATCAAACCTCCCTTGTTTTGAATAAGCTCCTTCCAATACACCCAGAAAACAAGGTTTTGAGGATAAACTGCAAAGAGTTTCATGTTGCACAACCCCATGTCAAAACCTCCAACACTATGTCTAAAAGTGATTGAGAGCCATTATTTCGTGGTTCTAAATATAGGATAGCCTGTAATTGAAACAAGGGCAGACCAACAAGGTCCAAAATTGAATAAGATACAGAATTTTCAGGGTTTTTTCTTGGGCGTGTTTTGGGGGTGGGAAGAGGAGTGCACAATAATTTATCAGAATCTCTTATTTACAAAGGCAAAATGAAGAGATTCTTTTCATCATGGAAGCCTAATGTGACCCAGTTGTACCAAGAGAATCCTTCGTGATTGCTCTGCTTTGGTGCAGGGACATATAAGTTAAAGACAGCTGTGCTCTTGCAATTACGTCATACGTCAAACCTGAATCAATGGcctactttttaaaataatggaGTGGGGGAGCACGTTGTGGTACTGCCCCACAGCAATAGCCTATTAGTTACTTGCCAATAAAACCAGACTATCATTCAACTCGATTTTGGTACCTAATGAGGAGATGCATGAATGAACTGAACAATGTGGCAAAAGaaagactacaaatatcattgaatttttttttttttataagtaataatattatatatatatcaatagaagtaaccaagtacactggacgtatacaagaaaacacatagCCCATACAAGAGAgtccctaatgacccaaaaagctaatgaaacctacccaaaatacaccaagcccgaattggaatgtaacacacctccccaaccccagCCCATTGTTTTCGTAAAACTACTATTCTACCCGAACATCCCACTACAAGAacgtcttcacaatgccctccctttagtcttccctcgacttgagctacctctcttagcatcgtagttgattgtccatgaaagacgctttaactccctgcatttcttaaaatttgatttggtttcaagcgcatCACTCACATCAATCGCAGTGAGTagtgctttaaattggtcttcatattCTTCATGTTCTCCATATGAAAGCCCTAAGATTTGCTGAAACCCGTTAACTCTATTCAGAACTCGATCCGATGGTGAACTCGTTATATCGtttattggaggaagagaaaccaggGGAACGACATTATCCCCGTACCCAACTGCACTCCCGACTCTAAACCTTCCCCCACACGAGGCACCAATGACAAATCGATAATTTCCTTCCCGCCATATGGTCGCTCAACATCTATATGGTTGTTGTCCATTGTTTCTGTCACCATTACAGGTTCCTCCCCTCCATCAATTGCTCCTTCAGGAATATAACAGGTAGGGGAAGCACTACCTTCTGTTACCCCATTTGCATCTTCTAAAAGAGGCTCGACCGTTTCTTCCAAAGTACTCGAGACCCTGGAGGGACCCCCGTCTTCAACTAAAAATGAACCCTAGATAGAAGTATCAACCCCATCTGCATCTGGTGCTTGAGACCCTACAACTCCCTTAGGAGACATAGTGACACTGACATGTACAAAGATGCCAGCGTCCAACGACCCTATTTGTGACGGTGTTGAAACGCCCTTTGCCGGCACACTTGTGGCCTTCAAACCCGAAGGATCTACCCCCCGCCCTCCCTCATCCATTCTTAACCCACCACCAAAACCTACGACTAGGTCCAGccccttatccactttaatcatcAAATATCTCACATACTTCATAACTCCCTTCAATTAAGTTTTGACATCTCACAAAACCCCCTCCACCTCTCCCAATGTCACCTAACGACCTTAGTCTCCTACAAGTACCTTACCCTTTCCTTCTGCCGCTAAGCTGATCTCGGTCGGACTACCCGCCAGTGACCTCAACATCGCAGCGTACGAAGCACCTTTGACTGAGGAAGGCCTTCCCATTGTTTTTCCATCAATGAACTCCCCACTTCAAATAGTGGCTTTGGACTTTGTAACACTTCGAATCAGAAAACCTTTCCATCCAATGCCATTTACGCCCTCTGGAATCACCAACAAACCTTTCCTCCTTCCATTCCGAAATTCTGATAGTTGCAGAAAGCTGCCCCTTGCGTTAACATGTTGTTGAATGATAAAAACTCCATTACCCATCCTTAGCTCTCTGAAGAAACCTTCATGACAGCTAAGTTCTAAACAATCCTCAATTCCCTTAACCACCCAAGAAGCTGTCATCTCCCCCAGACACATGAACTTAGCTATCCTTTTGCTACGTTTAGAAATACGGAAACTATTCCCTCCCTTTTTTTATTCCACTTTCAACCACCTCCCGCCTTCCAACTAAGATGAATCCACATCGCGTGTCGTCGTCATCGTCATCGTCAAATCCCACTGCAAATTTGTGCCCACTACTCCCTACTGCTCCCGCTTCATCCTCTTAAGGTAAAAGGCAGATATGTGCCCATAGAATGGACTCCCGGTCGCCGGAGTTCGTCAAGTCGCAGAGCCCTTATTGTGTTAACGGAAAAAATAGAAGCAAACTTAGGTTGAAGGACGCAGGCAAAGGCTCAGGTCGACCTCGAAAGAACCAGGTTTGTGCCGACTAAATGCACCTCAAAAATCCAGGTTGCCGGAGGGGAATAGACGTCAAAGGGCCATCAAAAGAGTCGCCGAAGCCCGTTGACCTTGTCTAGGCCGGTGGTGAGAAGTCACTCGCTGGTGTTCGAGGGCGCGACGTCGAAGGGCTCCGAGAAAGAAGAATTCTTGAGAAAAATCCAGTTCGCCGAAGCCAGGACCTACACCGGACAGCTCTCAACACAGTCGCCAGGGCATGTCGACCTTGTCTGGGCCGGTGGTGAGGTGTCACTCACTAATGGTCGACGTCGTCTCCGAGAACGACAGAGAGAAAACTTATGAAAGAAACCAGGTCACTGGGGCCAGGACCTATGCCGGACGACCCTCAGCAAGGTTGCCGGAGTCCGTCGACCTTGTCTATGCCGGTGGTGAGGGGTTGGTTGCACGATGGTGGCTGTTCTTCTCTCTCCGTAGGGTTTACTCACAATATCATTGAAAACAAATCTGACAAGATACTCACAAGATCAAAGATAgaagttgttttcttttctcttgtaaAAGGTTTCAAATCTCAATCCACTCTACATTAGAAATTCAAGTGCTTTTTTTTCTAGAGGTATGAAGTCCAAGAAAGTTAATATTTAAAGTTTATATAGCATCTATATTCCTCGGTAgattatactaatatacatgTACATGTGTATGGCTAGGGATGAAGTTACACCGAAAGTAAATTTTGGTTAATTTCATTGGCTAAGCATCCATCAAGCCTACCGTGAaattccacatttttttttggtaCCCATCATGTTTGTATCGGGACGAATAGAGATTACAACCATCATATTGCTCAACTGTtcaaaaattttggattttttatgtACTTTGAACAACAACGAATCCATGAACAGATAGATATGAAATTTGGTGTGATCTATAAACATGAAGAGAAACATGTGATCTAACAATGGGATGGACACAGTATTAATGTAATGCAAAAGTGACTTAGTTTTAACAAAGATTAGGCCCGGCGGAACTCAACCTAACCATATGCATATTTTTATGCGTGTGCGTGCTTGTGTATAGACCATCAGAACAGTCCTTTCAATTTTACTAAGAGTTTACAAGATCATGACTGACAACCCAGCAACCAAGTTTATTAGAGACTCTCTTCCAGTACCAAGGCAATACAAGTCCAAGTTCTGCCCCTACCCAAATACAAGGAGAATTAGTTATACAAAGTTCAAACGAAAAGTAGAAAGGAAAATAGCAGCATAACCTCAAGGCTTCGTTTACTAGCCGTAAAGCAGGATATAACATAAAGGAAAAAACATAACTTGAAGCCCATATCACTAATCACTTATCTCAAAGCTAAGCAACGAAATCGAAGTCAAGTAAATTATTGGGCAGTATCATTTTCTAACTTGGCAGAAGCCTTAATTTCATTCCTTCCCCGACCTTTTCCCACAACGTAACTCAACGTTTCCGAAGTTCCAGGAGTATCTGCGCGCAGAGAGAGACAAACCTGCCGGAGTGGAGAATCTCTTTGGTTAGCGAAGTGATGGGCTCGATGTCTTTGAGAATCTCGGCCTCTTTATCTTTCCAGCGGTAGTCAGGGTCGTCCCACCGAGGGTACTTCGGAGGGTCTCCGGCGCTCCAAGCTGGGGTTGATTTGTCCGTAGAGGATAAACTCTCGTCGGCCCCACTCGGCTCTGCGGCGGTGCACCAGGGACGGCGCGGCGTCGAGAAGATACCGGCGGCGGCACTGTACTGGTGTTGGTGGAGTCGGAGGCGGAGGAGTGGAAGACCTCTGAGAAGCAGAGGAGCGGCCATGGAGATGGGAGTGGGATTAGGATTGGCGGAGCTCGTTATCGATCATAGGGTGATAGTGAGCGACTCACTTTGTCTGGAGATCCGGGGCGGAGGTAAGACCGAGAAGAGATGAGTATTAGCGAGACGGCGTCGTTTGCATTCCGAAGGTGTTTATCATTCTTGGGtctgatttgttttttcataataatgttatctcattttattttaattatattaaataatatgtgacatatttataatattaaataataaataaatatataataaataattatttaatagttataaatgtgttacattttatttaataagataaaagtaaaatagtaatataatatattttcttatctcatttaatcattataatttttttaaactcttaaaaaaataaaaaaaaataattcaattttttcaaattatataacaaaattaatattaaaaattaatattttaataatattttattcaaatttcataacATCTTATTTGTGTAATGAAACGagaccttattattattattattgttattattattattattagatagaCATTTGGTAAACAAAAtaatcttctaaaaaaatacttatgaaTGAGATGACACGATacattagataaaaaaatatattttattatataatagatGCGACGTAATATTAAGATGtgtcaatttataaaagtaaaattctgAAGatttaacactttttttttattatattagagaaagtctacatttttttttttgagggaATAAGACTTTTCATTCAAATTAATGAGACAAAAACATAGGGAAAACCCTCCAAAGTAATTCTCTCCTCAGAGAGTTTTAAACCATCATTTGCAAGATTATGAGCAACACAGTTGCTAAATCTATTAACATAATGGACAGACCACGTTTGCATTTTCTTCAACAACTCCTTGGCATCTTTAATGATCATCCCAGCTGAGTTCCAACTGTCAGTGCTGCCATTGATTTCCTGAACCACCTGTTTTGCATCTCCTTCAAGCATAATGTGATTTAAGCCCAGTTGTTGACAAAAGAAGATCGCTTTTAAAGTTGCAATGGACTCAACCAAATGTGCATCAGGGAAAGAATCCCTTTGTGAACTTAATGTAGCCAAAACCTTCCCTCTCCAATCTCGGATCACTACCCCAATGCCAATTCTGCATAGAACACTATCAActgctgcatcccaattaactTTTAAAACATCTGGTGGTGGAGCCTCCAATAGAGATTCAATCTGGTTTGGTAAATCTGGTTTGCTTCTTCATTCTTCTAGTTTGCTTCTTTGTAATCTATTACTTCATTCATTGCTAGCTTAACCACCTTCCTTGGATCTCAAAATGTCTCCTCAAAGATCAAAGAATTCCTCCACCTCCATACTTGGTATACAACAGCTGCGAATTCCACCATTTCATCATCATTTAGTATAGAGACCAGTTTTGACATAATTTCCTGAAAAAGGGACTCCAAGACATGAACCTTTTGTAGCCTTCTGGAGCAAGAACTCCAAACATCCTGTGCTGATCTGCAAGACCACAAAGCATGAGTGACAGATTCATTTTCAGTTATGCACATTAGGCAGAGAGGAGACTCTACTATTTTCCTCTTGAAAATGTTTAGCTTTGTAGGAAGGGACTCATGACATGCCCTCCATAATAACATCTTGGTAGCATTTGTGACTTGCAATTTCCAAAGCTTGACCCATAACTATTGCCTACTGGAAGCACTTGATGTTTGTCCCTTGTTTCTGCATTCCATCTCAGATAATAGAGTATAGGCACTTTTGACAGAGAATTTTCCATCTTTAGAGGATCTCCATATAAGCTTTTCAGGGGCATGATTAATGCTAATTGGAATTCTACAAATCAAGTCTGCCTCATCTCGATCAGAGAGCTCCTACACCCAAGGGACCTTCCATGAACACCTCTCCTTGTCTATTAAGCAACTAACTAAAGCACCTTCCTCCATTTCATTTCTTGTAGACTGAACACTAAAAGTTGTGGGCCTTGGGATCCACTTATCTTGCCAGATTTTAATTGACTCTCTATTGCCTATATTCCAAAAAAGACCTTCTGCTAATACTGGTTTTGCTACAATAAAACTTCTCCACAAGTATGAAGGGTTGCTACCCAACTTTCCATGCATAAAATTAGATCTGTAGAAGTACTTAGCTTTTAAAACTTGAGCTGCTAAAGATTGAGGCTGCTGCACTAATCTCCAACCTTGCTTGGCTAAGAGGACAATATTGAAATGCTCAAAGTCTCTATAACCAAGACCCCCCTCCATTTTCAGTTTACCAAGCTGTTTCCAGTTTAGCTAATGAGTTTTGGACTTATCCCCTTCAGACCCCCACCAAAACTTCTGCATAAGGCCATTTATTGCATTCAAAATTGCTTTGGGCAATTTAAAAATGCTCATACAATAAGTAGGGATGACCTGCACAACTGACTTTAGTAGTAGCTCTTTACCAGCTTGTGAGAGGAATTTAACAGTCCAATTATTCATCCTGTTTCTAATGCTATCCAAAATTGGTTTGAAAGCAGCCATCTTATGTTTACCAACATAGGAAGGCAGCCCCAGGTACCTTTCATAACATCTAGCTTCTCTCAAATTAGCTGATAAAAGGATAGCCTCTTTAACATCTAATGTTGTATTGCTACTGAAAACCATAGAGGTCTAGTCCAGATTTAATCTTTGTCCAGAGGCAGCTtcatatattttgagatatctGAATAACCTGCTACATTCCAATACATTGGCCTTACAAAAGAGTAAattgtcatctgcaaaaaagagaTGGTTAATAGATAAGGTCCCTCTTGCAAAAGGAAAACTTGATATGTGTCCTTTCACTTTAGctatatccaaaatatttccAAGCACCTCTGAACACAATAGGAAAAGATAAGGGGATAAgagatccccttgtcttaagcCTCTTAAAGGTAGAAAACTTTGTTGTGGACTACCATTCAACAAGATGGAGTACTTAACAATTTTAACACACATCATGATAAGCTCAATCCACTCCTTCTTAAAATCCATTCTGATCATGACTGCTTCAAGGAAGCACCATTCTatcctatcatatgccttgctcatatcgAGCTTAAGGGCCATATAGCCTACCTTTTTGCCATTTATTCTATGCTTCATTGAGTGCATTGCTTCATATGCCACAATAATGTTGTCAGAGATAAGCCTGCCTGGCACAAATGCACTTTGTGAAGAGGAAATTATAGAAGGCAGGATTTGTTTTAGCCTATTAGCAAGGACTTTGGCTATTATCTTGTAAGTAACATTGATAGGCTTATCGGTCTAAATTCAGTAACAAGgcttggatttttcttttttggaattaaGGCAATTAATGTGACATTTATTCCTTTATTACCTATTCTGGACACCAATACCTCCTTCACTTCCAAGACTAAATCAGCACCCACAACCTCCCAATTGTCTTGATAAAAGCTTGCAGAAAAACCATCTGGACTCGGTGAACTTAAAGGATTCATACCGAAAACTGTTGTTTTGATTTCCTCAGAGCTGAAATCCTTCATAAGCAAAGCAGCCTGATCATATCATCTGACACTCTTGGCTCAACATTCTTCAGTGCTTCCTCTATTTCCATTGGATCAGAAGACTTAAAACAAATCTTTGAAAAAGCTTACTAATGTCCTCCTGTTTTCGAGCCCAAATTCCTTTTTCATCAGATATCTTTTTAATAGCATTGGATTGTTTCCTTTGGGTTGCACATTTGTGAAAAAAGCTGGAATTCCTATCCCCGTCTTTGAGCCATTTCTGCTTTGCCCTTTGCCTCCATTTCAAGTCCTCAAGTTCTAATATTCCTTCCACTTCCTATTGCAACACTTTGATCTACTCGTTAAGATCCCCAGTATTAACTGCCTACATCTGTTGGATCAAATTCCTTTTGAGATCCAATTGTTTTTTAAGAGACCCCCTCAAGTTCTTTGCCCATTCTCTTAATTGATACTTACAACGAGACAAACTTTCCCTGATCTTTCCCATCTTACCATTTCCAACCAAAGCCCCTCTCCAAGCCATTGTAACAATATTTCTGCATTTTTGCTGTTTAGACCAAGAGTTCTCATACCTAaagactttcttttttaaaaaatcctgCCCCTCCTTCATTccaaatgaaataaacaaaggAGCATGATCTGAGCTTATCACTGGAAGAACTTGTATGAAGTAGTCCTCAAACAACAATGACCATGAATCATTCCCCAAGAATCTGTCCAACCTTTCCTTAGTGAAGTCTCTCCCTTCTCGTTTGTTACTCCAAGTAAATATTGAACCATTGAAGCCCATGTCACGCAACTCACAATCATCTAAGCCTCTCTAAACCTCTCCATTTGAGAGAAAGGTCTATTGGCTGCCCCTTCCTTTTCCTCATTagataaaatttcattaaaatctcccatgCACAATCATGAGAATTGGTTTGCAGGCTTGAGCAATCTTAGCAAATTCCaactttctttcct
Coding sequences within it:
- the LOC108990402 gene encoding protein DCL homolog, chloroplastic-like, translated to MAAPLLLRGLPLLRLRLHQHQYSAAAGIFSTPRRPWCTAAEPSGADESLSSTDKSTPAWSAGDPPKYPRWDDPDYRWKDKEAEILKDIEPITSLTKEILHSGRYVDGERLTVEDEKAVLEKLLAYHPHSEDKIGCGLDSIMVDRHPQFKRSRCLFVVRTDGGWIDFSYQKCLRAYIRDKYPSHAERFIREHFKRGSG